Proteins encoded by one window of Arachis ipaensis cultivar K30076 chromosome B04, Araip1.1, whole genome shotgun sequence:
- the LOC107636398 gene encoding uncharacterized protein LOC107636398 — MTRIAKAKHPINLLGVTQRPDELTRKYLDRFNDECLEIDGLTDSVASLCLTNGLLNEDFRKHLTTKPVWTMQEIQCVAKEYINDEEVSQVVAANKRQPSYNQDRHCGGREGQKEHARDGGPSKAPRLFSRVGKFTNYTPLTTPIMEVYQQIAEKGILSKPRPLKERTGRNRSLYCDYHKGYGHKTQDCFDLKDALEQAIRDGKLDKFSHFIREPRRRNRDHDGEDRTRAAKRRQEPEEDDRGLTIVNVVTARNAAPKSRSAQRKDAKVLAVSSSSARGTRKLPHISFGPEDQWFDEVGESPPWS, encoded by the coding sequence ATGACCAGGATAGCAAAAGCGAAGCACCCAATCAACCTGCTCGGGGTGACTCAGCGACCCGACGAGCTGACCAGGAAATACCTTGATAGATTCAACGACGAGTGCCTAGAAATAGACGGGCTGACAGACTCAGTTGCAAGCTTGTGCCTGACAAACGGACTTCTGAACGAGGATTTCAGAAAGCACCTCACCACGAAGCCGGTGTGGACCATGCAGGAGATCCAATGTGTAGCCAAGGAGTACATCAACGACGAAGAAGTGAGCCAAGTCGTGgccgccaacaaacggcagccTTCCTATAACCAAGACCGGCACTGCGGGGGCAGAGAAGGTCAAAAGGAACATgccagggacggcggtccgagCAAGGCACCCAGACTGTTTTCTCGGGTCGGGAAGTTCACCAATTACACTCCCCTCACGACACcaatcatggaagtttatcaaCAAATCGCCGAAAAGGGGATCTTGTCGAAACCCCGACCACTGAAGGAACGAACAGGGAGAAATCGAAGCCTTTACTGCGACTACCACAAAGGCTACGGGCACAAAACACAGGATTGCTTCGACCTGAAGGACGCGTTGGAACAAGCGATCAGGGATGGGAAGCTAGATAAATTTTCCCATTTCATTAGAGAGCCGAGACGACGAAACCGCGACCATGACGGCGAGGACAGGACTCGGGCAGCCAAGCGACGCCAAGAACCGGAGGAAGACGACCGGGGCCTCACCATAGTGAATGTGGTAACAGCTAGGAACGCGGCACCTAAGTCGAGGTCGGCACAAAGGAAAGACGCCAAAGTCCTGGCGGTCTCCTCGTCCTCTGCGCGAGGCACGAGGAAGCTCCCACACATTTCGTTCGGCCCAGAAGATCAGTGGTTTGACGAAGTCGGAGAAAGCCCCCCATGGTCATAA